A window of Fragaria vesca subsp. vesca linkage group LG7, FraVesHawaii_1.0, whole genome shotgun sequence contains these coding sequences:
- the LOC101310067 gene encoding linoleate 13S-lipoxygenase 2-1, chloroplastic-like — protein MDTRPSLTSFPFTVVIFVKFPVINCRRRPFHYRDHLEDLLGKTSLLELVCAELDPKTGKEKEPIKGHSHRVKRDVEEVLYESEFSIPKGFGEIGAVLVENEHRKEIYIQTINLTGFPNGSTLTIPCTSWVHSKHYNAQKRIFFTNKSYLPSETPSGLIRLREMELRILRGNGEDERKKSDRIYDYDKYNDLGVPDSTLARPVLGGKELPYPRRCRTGRPRTEKDPLSEERSTSVYIPRDEAFSEEKHLTFNGKTLKSVLHALLPQLEVSLDRNLGFPLFKEIDSLFNEGIALPTPKTIGFLRSVIPRLVRAISDEQKDLLLFETPAMLDRDKFSWFRDEEFSRQTLAGLNPFSIELVKVLEFLLHEWPLKSKLDPEMYGSPESLITTELVEKEIKGFMTVNEALEKKKFFLLDYHDLLIPLVNKVREIEGTTLYGSRTLFFLTESGCLRPIAIELTRPPTGDKPQWKQVFIPCWDATGIWLWRLAKAHVCAHDSGYHQLVIHWLRTHCVTEPYIIAANRQMSAIHPIYRLLNPHFRYTMEINALARESLINAGGVIESSFSPGKYSMELSSAAYDKLWRFDMEALPADLIRRGMAVEDPTAKQHGLKLTIEDYPFANDGLILWDAIKKWVSDYVNHYYQDASVVECDEELQGWWTEVRTKGHEDKKDEPWWPVLKTQKDLVHVLTTIIWVTSGHHAAVNFGQYTYAGYFPNRPTIARTNMPCEDPSDEAVDTFMTKPETVLLNCFPSKIQATTVMAVLDVLSTHSPDEEYIGEILEPSWTENPVIMDAFECFKDSLKELERIINERNADKSLRNRVGAGVVPYELLKPFSKPGVTGMGVPNSISI, from the exons ATGGATACCCGTCCCTCGCTGACATCCTTCCCCTTCACGGTGGTCATCTTTGTCAAGTTTCCAGTGAT CAACTGCCGGAGGCGTCCGTTCCACTATAGGGATCACTTGGAGGACTTGCTTGGCAAAACCTCTCTGCTGGAGCTAGTTTGCGCCGAGCTTGATCCCA AGACAGGAAAAGAGAAGGAACCGATAAAGGGGCACTCGCACAGAGTGAAGAGAGACGTTGAGGAGGTGTTATATGAGAGTGAGTTTAGCATCCCAAAAGGATTTGGAGAGATTGGAGCTGTTCTGGTTGAGAATGAGCACCGCAAGGAGATTTACATCCAGACCATCAACCTCACCGGCTTCCCAAATGGTTCCACTCTCACCATTCCCTGTACCTCATGGGTTCATTCCAAGCATTATAATGCACAGAAGAGAATTTTCTTCACCAACAAG TCTTATTTGCCATCAGAGACTCCAAGCGGGTTGATCAGGCTAAGAGAAATGGAGCTGCGAATTTTGCGAGGAAATGGAGAGGATGAAAGAAAAAAATCAGATAGAATTTACGATTATGATAAATATAATGATCTCGGAGTTCCAGATAGCACACTAGCTAGACCAGTCCTGGGCGGCAAAGAGCTTCCATACCCTAGGCGCTGCAGAACAGGACGTCCGCGCACTGAAAAGG ACCCATTATCTGAAGAAAGAAGCACTAGTGTGTATATACCAAGAGATGAAGCGTTTTCAGAGGAGAAACATCTCACATTCAACGGAAAGACACTAAAATCTGTGCTGCACGCATTGCTCCCTCAGCTAGAAGTATCACTTGACCGGAACTTGGGATTTCCGCTCTTCAAAGAAATAGATTCTTTGTTTAACGAAGGCATCGCGTTGCCTACACCCAAAACAATTGGTTTTCTAAGGTCAGTCATTCCAAGGCTAGTGAGGGCTATCAGTGATGAGCAGAAAGATCTTTTGCTCTTTGAGACTCCAGCAATGCTTGACC GTGATAAATTTTCTTGGTTCAGAGATGAAGAATTTTCTCGGCAAACTCTAGCTGGTCTTAATCCATTTAGTATTGAGCTAGTTAAGGTACTTG AATTTCTTTTACACGAATGGCCGCTGAAAAGTAAACTTGACCCTGAGATGTACGGTTCACCTGAATCATTGATCACAACTGAACTTGTGGAGAAAGAGATTAAGGGTTTCATGACTGTCAATGAG GCCTTGGAGAAAAAGAAGTTCTTTCTCTTGGATTATCATGACCTGCTCATTCCTTTAGTGAACAAAGTGAGAGAAATTGAAGGGACCACGTTGTATGGTTCTCGGACACTATTCTTTCTTACTGAGAGTGGCTGTCTGAGGCCTATTGCTATTGAACTTACTCGGCCACCAACTGGTGACAAGCCACAATGGAAGCAAGTCTTCATCCCATGCTGGGATGCCACTGGTATATGGCTATGGAGGCTTGCTAAAGCTCATGTTTGTGCTCATGACTCTGGCTATCATCAGCTTGTGATCCACTG GCTTCGGACTCACTGTGTGACAGAGCCATACATAATTGCAGCTAATCGGCAAATGAGTGCTATCCATCCCATCTATAGACTTCTTAATCCTCATTTTCGGTATACAATGGAAATAAACGCTCTGGCTCGAGAAAGCCTAATTAATGCAGGCGGAGTCATTGAGAGTAGCTTTTCACCAGGAAAGTACTCTATGGAGCTTAGTTCTGCTGCTTATGACAAACTCTGGCGCTTTGACATGGAAGCTTTGCCAGCAGATCTGATAAGAAG GGGAATGGCAGTTGAGGATCCAACGGCCAAGCAGCATGGTCTGAAGCTAACAATTGAAGACTACCCTTTTGCAAACGACGGTCTTATTCTTTGGGATGCCATTAAGAAGTGGGTGAGCGACTATGTAAATCACTACTACCAAGACGCTAGTGTTGTTGAATGTGATGAGGAGCTTCAAGGTTGGTGGACAGAAGTTAGAACTAAAGGCCATGAAGACAAAAAAGATGAGCCATGGTGGCCTGTTCTGAAAACCCAAAAAGACCTCGTTCATGTTTTGACAACAATAATTTGGGTCACATCTGGCCACCATGCAGCTGTGAACTTTGGGCAGTACACATATGCTGGATACTTTCCGAACAGACCTACAATAGCTCGAACCAACATGCCATGTGAAGATCCATCCGATGAGGCTGTCGATACTTTTATGACGAAACCCGAAACAGTACTTCTAAACTGCTTTCCCTCAAAGATTCAAGCAACAACAGTGATGGCTGTGTTAGATGTGCTATCGACACATTCACCTGATGAGGAGTATATTGGTGAGATTTTGGAGCCATCCTGGACTGAAAATCCTGTTATAATGGATGCATTCGAGTGTTTCAAAGACAGTTTAAAAGAGCTAGAAAGAATTATCAATGAGAGGAATGCCGATAAGAGCCTGAGAAACAGAGTTGGAGCAGGGGTTGTACCATATGAGCTTCTGAAACCATTCTCAAAACCTGGGGTCACAGGAATGGGAGTCCCTAATAGCATCTCCATCTAA